From Rana temporaria chromosome 5, aRanTem1.1, whole genome shotgun sequence:
ATCAGAGGAACAAAGTACTCAAAGGCGGTCAGCGTGAAAAGCTGAAAAAGACAACAATGTTTGTGGTATATCGTTGTGGTCAATATGGTGAAAGTTACGACCACAGCGAATATCCAAATAAAAACGCAGATACATTTGGCGTAGTTGGGGTTTCTCCACTTGCGCGAGGCCTCGACTTGCACGATGGCCATGTAGCGATCCACACAGATGCAAGTCAGGAAAAGAATactacagtacatgttgacaaAGTACGTGAAGCTGTGAACGAAATAGCAGGTTTGGCAGGCCTCTACGTTACTATAGTACATGACGATACGTGTTGGTAGAGAGAGGCCCACCAAGAGGTCCGTCACCACCAGGTTGATGGTGTAAATAACAGAGGTGGTCTTGGCTTTGGTTCGGAAACAGAACACGTAGATGGCTAAACTGTTCAACGTTATGCCCACCAGGAAGATAAGTGTGTTGATGATCAGCAACGCCACCCAAAGGCCGTAAAACCTTTGATGCAAGGCACCTTCCGGGCTTGCTTGTTGGGGAGATTGGGATTGTTTGTCACTTGCTCCAGAATCGTTCAGGCCGATGTCATTGGATGAGTTGGTGTAGCTAGGGCTGAGAAAGCACTCCATGTTTTTTCCCTGAACCAACCTACAAGAAATGACAGAAAATGTGTTACAAACCAGACTGTATAATATGAAGGCCTGACGTTTTTAGGGTGCtattacatagctcccaactgtccctgatttggagcaatgtccccctgtccctcattcctcctcacttgtccctcattttggtctgatctatatagatgtatataaaatgcactttttatctatcaaaaagtgttttccagagctaaacctttcatctgatttctaaattgctgcttttgtaaattccaaaaactagggttgtcccgataccgatactagtacttACCAAGCATTtccacgagtacttgtactcagggaaaatgctccgatactttacgATACCtgactccccctccgtgccgctgccgtcctctactctgttctccccctccgtgccgctgccgtcctctgctctgttccccccctccgtgccgctgccatccTCTGCTCtgtttcccccctccgtgccgctgccatccTCTGCTCtgtttcccccctccgtgccgctgccgtcctctgctctgttcccccccgccgtgccgctgccgtcctctgctctgttccccccctccgtgccgctgccgtcctctgctctgtccccccccctccgtgccactgccgtcctctgctctgtcccccccccctccgtgccgccctttgctctgttccccccctccgtgccgctgccgtcctctgctctgttccccccctccgtgccactgccgtcctctgctctgttccccccctccgtgccgctgtcgTCCTCTgttttgttctccccctccgtgccactgcttcccccctccgtgatctgtgtcccccctccgtgtcctcctctgccccctctgtcaggatggagagcggcggtaggagccgctaaacccggctcctaccgtttctgaatgaacagagtcagtgatcactgactctgtccattcatataactgagcattgtaaactgtgtttacgatgcttcagtttatgaatggataggagcctctgtctcctgttcattcatttccagtgcagctgagaaagggactggggaatctgtgtccctagtccctttctctgtcttaaagggaagatgtcagaggtctgttaagacccctgatatctcatcaaagccccccaacagggctaattaaaaaaataaaaaaaaactttgcaataaataatttaaaaaataaaatgtaaataataataataataataataataataataataatagaaaaaaaaaacacacacactgacaatccactacccccccccctgtaaaaaaaacaaacaaaacctgtcacatgacattaaaaaaaagtatcggtattctgtatcggtgagtacttgaaaaaaagtatcggtacttatactcggtctcaaaaaagtggtatcgggacaaccctaccaaaaaccaatataaagaaacagtggcccagattcaggtacatttgcgctttatttgcggaggcacagggcaacgattttgccctgcgcccccgcaaatattttgcgctgccctcgattcacggagcagtagctccgtaaattgtgagggcgcgccggcaaaattgcccggtgtaagcgcccacaatgtaaatgatcccgccgggggcgggaatcatttaaattaggtgcgctcccgcaccgagcgtagagcgcatgctccgtcgggaaactttcccgatgtgcattgcggcaaatgacgtcgcaaggacgtcatttgcttcaaagtgaacgtgaatggcgtccagcgccattcacgattcacttacgcaaacgacgtagattttaaatatcgcgacgcgggaacgtgggtatcctatagcattggctgcgcctgctattaggatgtgtaaccttacgcgaaacccgacgtacgcaaactacgtaacttgcgtacgcagggctcgcgcaacgttgtgaatcggtgttttttttttttttttttcttaagtgtatttttgtgcgtgtactcgagagaggagccggactgcaggagttgggagtaggcaggcctcccccagaggcaatctgccacctttctccatgccccgggtggcaatggcgggtgtgtgagggggtcctcccacacagcccgccctacctgctccgctttgaagcccaacggggcagagggactccctataagggagtgagaggattagcccgctcaaccagccccattagtccttcgcctctcttttagagaccgcgtggtcaatgtgagtgtaataaccaaatttagagtgcgtgtgtaggtgtggtggtttttgtgggaggggggtgggcgtactaagcacaggcttaccttgcatagcacacccaccgggagccgggctgagaccaccaaactcaattcacatgaagccgagaccgggatccgaacctctagctgcagaatcggtgttagtatgcaatttgcatactatgcacagatcacaatgggagcgccccctagcggccaatgcaagaatgcagcctaaaatctgcgtggcataagagccttatgccacgcatattttaggctgcagtcggcgtagcgatgttcctgaatcaggagcattcgctacgctggagcaagtaagcaattgcgctgtgtaacctatggttacacaggcgcaattgcttcttgaatctggcccagtagtggtaaaaaaaaagcacttgtgggtttaaccaatcttgtttttttgtacaattctcctttaaccggttaagacccgggccattatgcaggtaaaggacctggcccctttttgcgattcggcacagagtcgctttaactgacaattgcgcagtggtgcgacgtggctcccaaacaaaatttacgtcctttttttccccacaaatagagctttcttttggtggtatttgatcacctctgcgttttttatcttttgcgctataaacaaaaaaagagcaaacattttgaaaaaaaggcaatatttttaactttttgctataataaatatccccaaaaaatataaaaaaatataaaaaaaattcccccgtTTAGGCCAAATttgtatccttctacatatttttggtaaataaaaaatcgcaataagcgtatattgattggtttgcacaaaagttatagacccggattcacaaagcacttgcgccgacgtatctcaagatacgccacgtaagtgcaaatgtgcgccgtcgtatctgtgcgccggacccacaaacgaAGATGcgtctaaaaacaggcttaatcccgccgacgtaacttgcctacgccggcgtatggtgggcgcacatttacgcatGGTGgctctcccattgattagccattcaaatatgcaaattaggaaaatacggcgattcacgaacgtacgtgcgcccgatgcAGTATTCGTAagttatacgtccggcgtaaagttatgccccataaaggaggtgtaacccagcagcagacatgcaaaggtctgcaccagggaacccaagtCAGCGTAATTTACGTTGGATGTGTGtgactgggcgtagattacgttcagagcctacgcagtgatccggcgtagcttaggcagttgttccgacgtggttgtgagcatgcacacggGTATGCATCCACGTCGCTGcgcagttcgttatacgtatctgtctggcgctcggcccatcatttgcatggggtcacgcctcatttgcatggctcacgcccacttccacctacgcctgcttacgccttagaaacccagcgcagttttgggagcactggctttgtgaattccatgcttgcctctctgcgctgcgtcggcgtagcgtatattatttgcgataCGGCGGCAttatgtgcgcccgctctctgtgaatctgggccaaagtgtccaCAAAATtggggatggttttatggcatttatattattatttttttactagtaatggcggtgatctgcaatttttatcgtgactgtgatattgcggcggacacatcggacacttttgacactattttgggaccattgtcatttatacagcgatcagtgctataaaaatgcactgattactgtgtaaatgacactggcagggaagaggttaaccactagggggcgaggaaggggttacgtgtgtcctagggagtgattataactgtgtgggggctgggctaccagtgatcactgctcccgatgacagggagcagacgaccagtgtcctgtcactaggcagaacagggaaatgccttgtttacaaaagcatctccccgttctgcctccccgtgacacgatcgcgggacaccgacggACATCGTGTATGaatgaaaaagaaagagaaatgcAAATTTTGAAATAGTCTCCTTAAATACATACCAAGCAGGAGGAAGACAGTTGACACCGTCAGAGCCAGTGGATCACGGAACCATCGACCAGTAGCTGTGGTTGGGGCTGAACATTGATAATGACCACCATGGAACCTTCATGAGGTCAGCTCATCAGCTGGTGACCCAAACATCCGTTGCCTGAACCTGTGGACAGAAAGGAACCTCTGGTTATCTCTGACTATACACGCCATAGTCAAATACACTTTCCTAGAGCTTTTGTGGCTTACGAATGCCCAACCTGTGTATTGGGAACCCGGCTGGGGGTCTTGCAGGTTTGGTTGTTTAATTCCTTTTTTACAAATAGTCTAGAAAAAGAGGTTTGGGAGTGCTGGACCCCCTGGTGTGATGTGGTGCCCTAATTAGGATGCCTGGCTGCTCTCGGGTATGCCTTATCTTTAAAGATAGGAAGCATTTGTTGCAATACTCACCTTTAGTCTGGAGCTGAGCCCCACAGTTCTCCTTTTCCACCATTACATGTCTTCAGTCTTCTGAAGTGAATGACAGCCTACTGGTTCAACccacttcctcagagcccaggtcCCCCTGCCCACTCCCTCCCCACCCAGCCTGTTAGTGGACAGTAAAAGAAGAAGCACCAAAGACagtattgaacacatcaccatttttaaatataaatatatttccaAAGGGGCTATTGACGTTTTCACCACACGTCTGTAACAATCCAtgtaatatatacatacaaagacaccaaaacaaattagtaattagaaagcaatcctgccccttgtcagtgcaaattattaccagctggttcagtctcaattgATGGCCTataaggtgtctcattaccaaggtgtcacacaagaaacatctcatgatgggtaaaagcaaagagctctctcaagaccttcgcaaccttattgttgcaaaatatACTGATGGAATTGGTTACAGAGGGATTTCTAAATTTCTGAATGTTCccgtgagcactgttggggccataatccggcAGTGGAAAGAACATCATTTCACCATAAACCGACCACGGGCAGGTGCTCCTCGCAAAATTTCTGACAGAGGAAAGAATTATTAGAAGAACTGTCCAAGAGCGAATgtccacttgtggagagcttcagaaagacctggaataacAGGTACAATTGTTGCCAAGAAAAGAATAAGTAATGCCCTCCCCCGCCATGGCCTGTATACACGCTCAGCACACATGACtttattgctgaagaaaaagaatGTTGAagtttgtttaaagtttgcctttacaccatttagacaagcctgtgaaataaattgtgtaaattcgaatattcgtaaattcatacatttttaaatttgaaaatttgtaaatttgtaaattcgaaaatccgaaaattcgaaaatctgaaataataacttactaataataacttaactattactaagtattaaattataggtattggaatttcctttcaaatttggctgttagggaACCTAAAGAatacgggctagattcagataacccggcgtaattttctgcgagcgtaacgtatctcagatacgctacgccgccgtaacttagggtgcaagttccgtattcataaagaacttgcgccctaagttacgacggcgtagcgtatgtggtccggcgtaagcccgcctaattcaaatgtggatgatgtgggcatgttttatttaaattacttatgaccccacgtatttgatgttttttacgaacggtgcatgcgccgtcttaaaagaatcccagtgagcatgctcgaaattacgccgcaaatcgtcaatgctttagacgtgaacgtaacttacgtacagccctattcgcgaacgactttcgcaaacgacgtaaaatttacaaaatttgacgcgggaacgacgtccatacttaacataggatactcctcatatagcagtggtaactttacgccggaaaaagcctaacgtaaacaacgtaaaaaaatgcgccggacggacgtacgttcctgaattggcgtatctacctaattagcatattcctttgcgtaaatcgacggaagcgccacctagtggccagcgtaaatatgcaactaagatacgacagcgcaagagacttacgccagtcggatcttagcctaatttcggcgtatcttgctttctgaatacagaaagaagatacaccggcgcagcTTACAATTtatgcggtgtatcaatagatacgccaacgtaaattctttctgaatctagccctacgtatttatccgaagttacaatttatccaaaataacgaatgccatatCTAAACAAATAGAACGTATCAAATtattaataatgaataaaaataaaaaaaataaaaactttttattattattatttattgttatttgctccattccatttgtttagatgcgccattcgttattttggataaatagtaacttcggataaataCGTATTCTTtaggttcactaacagccaaatttaaaaggaaattctaatacctataatttaatagttagtaatagttaagttattattagttagttattctttcggattttctttcttattttcggattttctaattttcaatTTACGAATTTAGGAATCTATGAATTTCCGAATTGCGATTATAACGAATGACCCGGAAAAAAAAGCGTatgaaactaaaactaaaactaacaaatttttcagcagtgcacatgtctacatccTGGTATTGTTTGTAGACATGTGTGGTTTGTTTCGTTCCAAATGaagattttattaatatttttcattATTCAGATATTCGGATATATCTGGATACCCGAATTACAAAATAAACAAGTTTTACCAAATGCTccggaaaaaaaaacgtaaactaTATTCATCtaaattttggaaattcagaCTGAAATTCGAATTGAATTGTATATTGAACTTCATTCGAATTCGAATTGTACACATATTGCTGAAGGCAaagacagaggggcagatccacaaagtgagtacgccggtgtatctactgatacgccggcgtactttaaaatttcccgcgtcgtatctttgttttgaatcctcaaaacaagatacgacggcatttgggttagatccgacaggtgtacgtcttcgtacgccttcggatctaagatgcaattcttcggcgtccgctgggtggtgttcacgtcgttttccccgtcggttatgcaaattagctatttccgacgatccacgaacgtactcgcatttttttacagcgtctctagtcggcttttttcggcgtatagataaagctggtatttcgtcgtgtatagttagacttgctatgttaagtatggccgtcggtcccgcgtttaatttgaattttttttgcgtaactcgtccatgaatcgggatggacataattcacgtctatggtaaaaaaatgacatccttgcgacgtcatttagcgcaatgcacggagggaaattttgggacggcgcatgcgcagttcattcggcgcggggacgcgcttcatttaaatgaaacacgccccctaatcgccaatttgaattccgcgcccttacgccgccagagatagactacgccgtcgtaacttacggcgcaaaatctttggggattcgaaccggccaaaagtaacttacagcggcgcagcgtatctcacatacgctgcgcccatccatttgtatgtggatctgcccctgtgtgttatTAGAGGACCATTTCAAAATAAAGATgattttgttaagccaaaggtgatcAAAGAGTCATTGTAACCATTtgatgaatatttattttttttgtttgtttacttttccTCATTcgaattgggaaaaaaaaaatcgaaagttTTCGATTCAACAGTTTCAAAATGTATCCATTCGAACGCTTCAAATCgaaaaaaaaactagtaaattTGAAGAAAAAGACATGAAACCAATTCCGAATACGAATCCCAAATACGAATTGAACGAATCAACTGAATTTAACTAAATgaaataactagattaacgaatcgaaacaaaacaattttttttgtctaaTTGTTTGTTTCAGCCAGTGGGAAACTTTATTTAAAAGCCATCCTAACATCTAATTAGCCattggattgcttttacaggcgACGGGAATGGTGTCCTCCCGCCACTGCCTCTCCGGGCTCTACCGTCCCACCAGTAaggccggtgtattgtcacagtttgctgcctatcctagaatgctccggaagtcacgtggcggccaactgcgcatgcgcgatgcgttccaaacgcaaatgcgatgcgttccaatgcattcacgacagtgcacaccagtgaaacctcggtcggcatccaggctctttccttaacatccctgtggattggaggatgttaaaaaaagagccaagaggccgagcgagcggcaTGAaatcggcatgaaatcctgcaggacgtcaatagacatccagtcaggatttcacaaccacttcccggacgtcaattgtccattgaccaggtgggaagtggttaaaaaaaacatgaatgcgGCCACCACATCCTAAAACTGGTGAGCTGCAATgtattaaatttttgtccttcaaGCTTCTTCGAGGTGTCATAGAGAGCGTTAATACCCCCGAGTTCCTGAAGGTCTTTTCCTCGAATTCTCATCAAGCTTCCAGGAAGCAGAGGGTTAAACATTCTGCGTTTTCTCATGCAGATCTTTCGCCGTTCACCTAATAAGGACGCACAAAGGAGGGAGAAGCTCGGGAAGATTCTCAGGGTCTTAGACGATTACACGTCCTGTAAATTAACAGACAAGCGTCGCTGATTCCGGGAAGATCCCGTACGATTCATACCGCGTCTGCTTCTCATACCGCACTGCGAGATGAAGAGCAGTAAACCTTCCGAGGACACAAAACAGAATCCTTTCACCATCATGTAATGCCCAACTCCACGCAAAATTGTTTCATTTTTAGTTCTCAAAAAAGTAGTCACaacctctgtcaagtttttattcctGGAACATGTATGATCGAGGTGTTGGGTTGTACTCATCAATAATTCACGGCTGAAGAAGGTCACTCACATTCATatggagtgagtgagtgaataacttatgtagcgcaacaaatgcaaactaaatcgcggcgcctcaaggcgcttggcatccattttccttctatttagccttcagaaaagatgggtcttgagtttttttctgaaggcctagTGATTCTCTTCCGTTCGGACAGGgcggccatcacaaattttggggccccttacacagctggagcagagaaccggggtggggggtcctcctcctctctccttccgcgagatgataagcggggggggggggagggttgttgtaacgaaagtgtcatctcttctctctcctgccgcgagttgctaaagtcagacccaaaaaaaaacaatacaaaaaagggggaggggggtgtgcggAGGTCTTTAAGatagaataaaagtgatcaaaattttcttttttttttaaaaacagaatgtaaaaatataaaaatagataagattgtttttaaaataattttaaagcaccccgtccccgcgagctcgcgcagcaaagaaaacgcatacggatgtcgcgcccgcaaatgtaaaccgagttcaaatcacacaagtgaggtatcgccgcgatcttcagagcgagagcaataattctagctctagacctcctctgtaactttaacctgctaaccgtaatttttttttaaagcgtcgcctatggagatttttaggtactatAGTTTTTCGCCATTTCACGAGTGCgtgcaaattttaaagcatgacatgtttggtatctatttactcggcgttacttcatctttcacattatacaaaaaaattgggctaactttactgtaatttttttttaaagttcattAAAGTGTTTTCCAAAAAGTtgcatgtgacataaaatattgcaacaatcgccattttattctctggattctttactaaaatatatatatataaaggcccggattcacatacattggtgcatatttatgccggcgtagcgttcCTTTTTttggctacgccggcgtagcgcagagcgccaagcacagtattcacaaagcactcgcccccaaatctacgctgggtttcctcggcataagccagcgtaagtggacgcaacccagtgcgcatgcccggaatcacgtcgaaactactccctaagatacgtcgaatcactgcctacgacgttaacgttaacgtaacctacgcccatccctattcacgtactactacgtaaacaacgtaaaatacgacggctgttccctggtccatacctttgcatgagttgcgcctcctatatggggaataactttacgccggacgtaagtcttacgcaaaccacgttcgtgaatcggcgtatctccctcatttgcatatgtgcatagaaaatctatgggagcggcaaatgcgtccggcgtaactatgcgcccacgatacgacggcgtaggcaagttacgtcggttgtaggaagcctattttcaggcgtatctagttttgtgggcacggcgcatagatacgacggcgcatagttacacttacgcggcgtatctcgagatacgtcggcgtaagtgctttgtgaatccgggccataatgtttgggggttccaagtcattttctagcaaaaaatacagatttttacttgtaaacaccaaatttcagaaataggcttaggcatgaaagggttaacacaGCTCCAAGTTGGACTTTAGAGGAGGGATGAGCCTTTAATTCTGCAAAATCTTTCCTGTGAAACTTGGTGAGTTTTGTTATTAGAAGAGTTGATGAAGATTCTATTTATGTTTCGGTGAAGTGGCACAGACGTCACTCAGTGCCGAaagtgtttgcaaaattaaatctTACCCCGAAATGGTATGATAAACAGTTTTCTTACAGTGATGAGGCTCTCTGATTACTacagatgagtcacacatgataGTCAGAGAGTGAATCATCAGGAAATACTGTCACCTTAAAAATTCTCTATGAAAGTCTTTCTGTGTCATTATggtgtagcaccctggagtttaggcagggatGCTCCTCACAAATCTACTTGCCAGGAGTAGTCCACCTGGTCGATTgttagagatccattgatttctcACTAAGTATTGCCATTTttacacttttctcttctaccactaggtggctgaGTACTTGATGGACAATCACCGCATAGTGGTCATCAGAGTTCCACTCCCACGGAGGAAATCCATCATACAGGATAGAGATCTTCTCATCTATATACACCCACCCTCACCTGGTCATGTGACCTGTATGGGCAGAGATGTCACTCTCACATGCAGTGGCAGTGTACAGACATAGAGCTCATGAGGTGACCTGGATTCCAGTCATCACACTATGCTTCTACTACCAGAGGAATTCAATACATAGGGTGCATCTATCAGACTACCCTCATAAATCAGTTGCCACCATCAGAATACgcccttatatcaggtgtccccatcagtgtccatgcAAACAGGAGGAAACTGGTCTGGACTACCTGGACCCCTCCACCCATTTtaggacatgacaatggatgcacaaataggatcagtaattagcggatcgcaccatcttttACGGCTCCTTCGAGGAGTGGTTCCCTTCATCCCTAAAGAAGACACAGCGGTAGTGGTAGGGTCAATCATttactccagattggattatgcaaatgccctttacctcggactcccaaagtaccaactcGCCCGGCTCCAAATCATCCAAAACATGGCAGctcgactggtaacagggaaaaaaccctgggaaccaatcaccctgtccctgagatccctccattggctgcccataaaggacagagggccatattctcatagaagttacgatggagtatctcaggatactccatcgtatctcccttttttggcccgcgtatcaattcgactgattcttagaatcattttcgcatagatacacttaagatccgccatctgtaagtcacttacaccggcggatcttaaatgtaatgacgccggccgccgctagatggcatttacgtgaaggacccatttgcgtatgcaaatgatccttctacgccgattcccgaacgagtttgcgtcgcgtaaccgtcgctaacgtcgtttgcgtaagcggaaacgtactcctgctatatgaggagtacgtttccgcaagtcccacgtaggccatgttacggatggcgtcgggtccgcgtcgtgttttttcgtcgggtacgtcgttttactaagtcgttcttgaatacgactttacgtcaatgacgcacacgtcggcgtcattgacgttttccgccgagaactggagcatgcgcactggcccgtcccaacttacggagcaagtgtttggggaatacaacacttgctcctgtaagttgggacagcggagtgtaagtgccttaagcgcagcccgcggatttttagagagaatatgggccagagtcactttcaaggccttatgcataacgcacaaatgtgtacacggaagcgcgcccctatatttaagtgagaaaataaaacaacaaaacccaaatcgagttcttggatcaactaaccaaaaattattacaaattcccaaagcccgatataagaccaaaggagaacgttgtttttcagttcaaggacctcaactatggaacgctttaccaactaatatcctaatggaaattgatcacttggcccatctattctgagggttaaactga
This genomic window contains:
- the GPR20 gene encoding G-protein coupled receptor 20; amino-acid sequence: MECFLSPSYTNSSNDIGLNDSGASDKQSQSPQQASPEGALHQRFYGLWVALLIINTLIFLVGITLNSLAIYVFCFRTKAKTTSVIYTINLVVTDLLVGLSLPTRIVMYYSNVEACQTCYFVHSFTYFVNMYCSILFLTCICVDRYMAIVQVEASRKWRNPNYAKCICVFIWIFAVVVTFTILTTTIYHKHCCLFQLFTLTAFEYFVPLIIITFYTVRIMWALSRSTLMNQSRERRMKAVQLLITVLIIFTVCFTPIHVSQVAFCAGSEVSQDVILIVYHITVTLSSLNSCMDPIVYCFVTNNFQSTMKSIFRKQRPEPITTDFFGLHKNSKSSGTAFSAISNAIVTLPLQNSNII